A single genomic interval of Zunongwangia sp. HGR-M22 harbors:
- a CDS encoding phosphoribosylaminoimidazolesuccinocarboxamide synthase encodes MSNTLTKTDYNFPGQKSVYKGKVRDVYAFEDDKLIMIASDRLSAFDVVMPKGIPFKGQILNQIATKMMNDTQDIVPNWLQATPDPNVAVGEACEPFKVEMVIRGYLSGHAAREYKAGKRMLCGVAMPEGMKENDRFPEPIITPATKAEMGDHDEDISKEDILKRGIVSAEDYAVLEDYTQKLFQRGTEIAAKRGLILVDTKYEFGKTKDGKIVLIDEIHTPDSSRYFYTNTYEELQEKGEPQKQLSKEFVRQWLIQNGFQGKEGQEVPVMSDEYIESVSERYIELYENITGEKFEKAEVSNIEKRVEENVLAYLK; translated from the coding sequence ATGAGTAATACTCTAACAAAAACAGATTACAATTTTCCGGGACAAAAATCAGTATATAAAGGAAAAGTACGTGACGTTTATGCTTTTGAAGATGATAAGCTGATAATGATCGCTTCAGATCGTCTTTCAGCGTTTGATGTAGTGATGCCTAAAGGAATTCCTTTTAAAGGACAAATCCTTAATCAAATAGCTACAAAAATGATGAACGACACTCAGGATATTGTTCCAAACTGGTTACAAGCAACTCCAGATCCTAATGTAGCGGTTGGTGAAGCATGCGAACCTTTTAAAGTAGAAATGGTAATTCGAGGTTATTTATCGGGACACGCTGCACGTGAATATAAAGCTGGTAAAAGAATGCTTTGTGGTGTAGCCATGCCAGAAGGTATGAAAGAGAATGACCGTTTTCCAGAACCAATTATTACTCCGGCTACCAAAGCTGAAATGGGAGATCATGATGAAGATATTTCTAAAGAAGATATTCTAAAACGCGGAATTGTCTCTGCGGAAGACTATGCGGTTTTAGAGGATTATACTCAAAAGCTTTTTCAGCGTGGAACCGAGATTGCAGCAAAAAGAGGCTTAATTTTGGTAGATACCAAATATGAATTCGGAAAAACAAAAGATGGTAAGATCGTTTTGATTGATGAAATTCATACTCCAGATTCTTCAAGATATTTTTATACCAATACATATGAAGAACTTCAGGAAAAAGGAGAGCCACAGAAGCAACTTTCGAAGGAATTTGTTCGTCAATGGTTAATTCAAAACGGATTTCAGGGAAAAGAAGGTCAGGAAGTTCCCGTAATGAGCGACGAATATATAGAAAGTGTGAGTGAGCGATATATTGAACTTTACGAAAATATCACAGGAGAAAAATTTGAAAAGGCAGAGGTTTCTAATATCGAAAAAAGAGTAGAGGAGAATGTTCTGGCTTATTTAAAATAA
- a CDS encoding PhoH family protein, with protein sequence MNELVIELSEISPRDFFGQQNEHIELLKKYFPKLKIVARGSKIKVFGDEEMLEEFDKRFTMLIDHFGKFNKLDENVIERVLTSESKEDYSSSSESGEVLVHGVSGRLIKAQTANQRKLVDLSKKNDLIFAIGPAGTGKTYTGVALAVKALKEKQVKRIILTRPAVEAGENLGFLPGDLKEKLDPYMQPLYDGLRDMIPAEKLETFIEKGVIQIAPLAFMRGRTLDNAFVILDEAQNTTHAQMKMFLTRMGKSAKFMITGDPGQIDLPRRTVSGLKEALLVLKDVKGVGMVYLDDKDVIRHRLVKKIIAAYKTIEHND encoded by the coding sequence TTGAACGAACTTGTAATTGAACTTTCAGAAATTAGTCCAAGAGATTTTTTTGGACAACAAAATGAACATATAGAGCTTTTAAAAAAATACTTTCCCAAGCTCAAAATAGTGGCAAGAGGAAGTAAAATAAAAGTTTTTGGAGATGAAGAAATGCTGGAAGAATTCGATAAGCGATTTACGATGCTTATAGATCACTTCGGAAAGTTTAATAAGTTGGATGAAAACGTCATAGAAAGAGTTTTAACCAGTGAAAGTAAAGAAGACTATTCTTCCTCTAGTGAAAGCGGGGAGGTTTTAGTACATGGGGTAAGCGGTAGGCTTATTAAAGCACAAACCGCCAACCAACGTAAGCTAGTTGATCTTAGTAAGAAAAACGATTTGATTTTTGCCATTGGTCCAGCCGGTACCGGGAAAACATACACTGGTGTAGCTTTAGCCGTAAAAGCGCTGAAAGAAAAACAGGTAAAGCGAATTATACTTACCCGTCCTGCTGTAGAGGCGGGGGAGAATCTCGGTTTTTTACCTGGTGATTTAAAAGAGAAATTAGATCCTTATATGCAACCATTATATGACGGTTTGCGTGATATGATCCCTGCTGAAAAATTAGAAACTTTCATCGAAAAAGGCGTGATACAAATCGCACCTTTGGCCTTTATGCGTGGTCGAACTTTAGATAATGCTTTTGTAATTTTAGATGAAGCACAAAATACCACCCATGCGCAAATGAAAATGTTCTTAACCCGTATGGGGAAAAGTGCAAAATTTATGATTACCGGAGACCCGGGGCAAATTGATTTACCAAGAAGAACAGTTTCAGGACTTAAAGAAGCTTTGCTGGTTTTAAAAGATGTAAAAGGAGTAGGGATGGTATATCTAGATGATAAAGATGTAATTCGTCACCGATTGGTGAAAAAGATCATCGCAGCATATAAAACAATAGAACACAACGATTAA
- a CDS encoding SAM hydrolase/SAM-dependent halogenase family protein, with protein sequence MAIITLTTDFGQKDYFAAAVKGAIYNELDDVRIVDISHSISPFHISEASYIIKNAYKSFPKGSIHIIGIDSELTPENKHLAVLLDDHYFLCANNGILSLLASEIKPEKIVEINIHDKIESNFPVLDVFVKVACHIARGGTLDVIGKNIEEIKYLKQIEPLINSDKNQIIGHVIYIDNYGNVITNISRKLFEIIGKGRKFTISARMVTFNKIYETYSDCINFKIEKENRGEEDGKKLAVFNSAGYIELAIYKSNPLTVGSASSLFGLQNRDTVTIKFEAYVSKDRKAEL encoded by the coding sequence ATGGCAATCATCACTTTAACCACCGATTTTGGACAGAAAGATTACTTTGCTGCTGCGGTTAAGGGAGCTATCTATAATGAATTAGATGATGTTAGAATTGTTGATATTTCACATTCTATTTCTCCTTTTCATATTAGTGAAGCGAGTTACATCATTAAAAATGCGTACAAAAGTTTTCCAAAAGGAAGTATTCATATTATAGGAATCGATTCTGAATTAACTCCAGAAAATAAGCATTTGGCTGTTTTGCTGGATGATCATTATTTTCTTTGCGCCAATAATGGAATCTTATCTTTATTAGCTTCAGAAATTAAGCCTGAAAAAATTGTCGAAATTAATATTCACGATAAAATAGAAAGTAATTTCCCGGTTTTGGATGTTTTTGTAAAAGTAGCCTGTCACATTGCTAGAGGGGGAACTTTAGATGTTATCGGAAAAAACATTGAGGAGATTAAATATCTAAAGCAAATCGAACCGCTAATTAATTCTGATAAAAATCAGATTATTGGTCATGTTATTTATATTGACAACTACGGAAATGTGATTACCAATATTTCCAGGAAGCTATTTGAGATTATTGGTAAAGGCAGAAAATTTACCATTAGTGCAAGAATGGTCACTTTCAATAAGATTTATGAAACCTATAGTGATTGCATTAATTTCAAAATAGAAAAAGAAAATCGTGGCGAAGAAGACGGCAAGAAACTTGCTGTTTTTAATTCTGCCGGATATATCGAACTTGCGATTTACAAAAGTAATCCACTTACCGTTGGGAGTGCTTCCAGCCTTTTTGGATTGCAAAATCGTGATACGGTAACCATAAAATTTGAAGCTTATGTTAGTAAGGATCGTAAAGCTGAGCTTTAA
- a CDS encoding putative quinol monooxygenase — MLVRIVKLSFKPENIEEFLSIFESTKTQIRDFEGCQHLELYRDKDNTNQFFTYSYWEDENALQNYRNSGFFKVVWSNTKTLFNAKPEAWSVDKIWVSNQKEE, encoded by the coding sequence ATGTTAGTAAGGATCGTAAAGCTGAGCTTTAAACCCGAAAATATTGAAGAGTTTTTAAGCATCTTTGAGTCTACCAAAACCCAAATTAGAGATTTTGAAGGTTGCCAACATTTAGAACTATATCGTGATAAAGACAATACCAACCAATTTTTTACGTATAGTTATTGGGAAGACGAAAATGCATTACAGAATTACCGAAATTCAGGATTTTTTAAAGTGGTTTGGAGTAATACAAAAACCCTGTTCAACGCAAAACCAGAAGCCTGGAGTGTCGATAAAATTTGGGTTTCAAATCAAAAAGAAGAATAA
- the gldF gene encoding gliding motility-associated ABC transporter permease subunit GldF: protein MLAILNKEIQSFFATPIGYLVIGIFLVVSGLFLFVFTGEYNILDSGFANIKPFFNMAPWIFIFLTPAITMKSFSEEKKLGTMELLLTKPLSINKLILGKYLGALFLVILAIIPSIIYVFTISELGRIPGNFDLGATLGSYFGLIFLGGCYTAIGIFSSSLTNNQIVAFIIAVFLCFLSFFLFEGISGFQLFKNSDYGIDYFGISYHYRSISRGVVDTRDLIYFISFIALFLKLTHFRIKNLRNN from the coding sequence TTGTTAGCTATTTTAAATAAAGAAATACAGTCTTTTTTTGCAACTCCTATAGGATATCTTGTGATTGGGATATTTCTTGTAGTTAGCGGACTGTTTCTCTTTGTATTTACGGGAGAATATAATATTTTGGATAGCGGTTTTGCCAATATTAAACCCTTTTTTAATATGGCGCCGTGGATCTTTATATTTCTGACCCCTGCCATTACCATGAAGAGCTTTTCCGAAGAAAAAAAACTCGGTACAATGGAGCTTTTACTCACCAAACCGCTATCGATTAATAAACTGATATTAGGCAAATATCTGGGTGCTTTATTTTTGGTGATATTAGCGATTATTCCGTCCATAATTTACGTATTTACAATTTCAGAATTGGGTAGAATTCCGGGGAATTTTGATTTGGGTGCGACGTTAGGAAGTTACTTCGGTCTCATATTTCTAGGCGGTTGTTATACCGCGATAGGAATATTTTCTTCAAGCTTAACAAATAACCAAATTGTGGCTTTTATCATTGCCGTTTTTCTTTGCTTTTTAAGTTTCTTTTTGTTTGAAGGAATATCTGGATTTCAACTTTTTAAAAATTCAGACTACGGAATTGATTACTTCGGAATAAGTTATCATTATCGCAGTATTAGCCGCGGCGTAGTTGATACCCGCGACCTTATTTACTTTATAAGTTTTATTGCGTTATTTCTGAAACTTACGCACTTCAGAATAAAAAATCTAAGAAATAATTAA
- the gldG gene encoding gliding motility-associated ABC transporter substrate-binding protein GldG produces MKQFSKYKSVVLFIAILIAINFAASQYFERLDLTEDKRYTLSEASEEIIDDVEEPIIIDVFLKGDFPSEFKRLQSETRQILEEYTAKNHNIHFNFIDPLAEGGNAQQVAQQFYKMGMSPARVNVMENGQNSETIIFPWAMANLGKKSVKIGLLKNQLGSSDEERVTNSVQQLEYAFTDAISKLIYPREKKIAVMRGNGELSNANIADFVKTLQQYYFMAPFTLDSAAVNPQKTLQQLKEYDLIIEAKPTESFTENEKYILDQYTMNGGKSLWLTESVAMEKDSLLNPTGTSFALPRDLNLGDFFFSYGIRINPSLVKDMYSAPIILATGSGNDTRFNPYPWFYSPLTSSPNNHPIINNIEAVKFDFANPIDTLKNSLDKTVLLSSSPRSKVEGTPREISLDIVGKEPDIASYTAGEQALAVLLEGLFTSVYNNRLKPFEIQDNLNKSKPTEMLVISDGDVIKNELKQGAPLELGFEKYTGTTYGNKEFLLNAVNYMLDDRGLMDIRTKKVKIAFLDPQKTAKERTKWQLLNILFPLLVLGIFAFGYNWVRRRKYIKKK; encoded by the coding sequence TTGAAGCAGTTTTCTAAATACAAATCGGTTGTTTTATTTATTGCTATTTTAATTGCGATAAACTTTGCTGCTTCTCAATATTTTGAACGTTTAGATCTAACCGAGGATAAACGCTATACACTTTCTGAAGCTTCTGAAGAAATTATAGATGATGTCGAAGAGCCTATAATTATCGATGTTTTCTTAAAAGGAGATTTCCCTTCAGAATTTAAAAGACTACAAAGCGAAACACGGCAGATACTTGAAGAATATACTGCCAAAAACCACAATATTCATTTCAATTTTATCGATCCTTTAGCTGAAGGTGGTAACGCACAACAGGTAGCACAGCAATTTTACAAAATGGGAATGTCTCCCGCTCGTGTTAATGTAATGGAAAATGGGCAAAATAGCGAGACTATTATTTTCCCATGGGCTATGGCTAATCTTGGTAAGAAATCGGTCAAAATTGGTTTATTGAAAAACCAGCTTGGCAGTAGCGACGAAGAACGTGTCACCAACTCGGTACAGCAATTAGAATATGCCTTTACTGATGCAATTAGTAAGCTTATTTATCCTAGAGAAAAGAAAATTGCCGTGATGCGCGGCAATGGTGAATTGTCCAACGCTAATATTGCCGATTTTGTAAAGACACTGCAGCAATATTATTTTATGGCGCCATTTACTTTGGATTCGGCTGCCGTAAATCCTCAAAAAACGCTTCAGCAATTAAAGGAATATGACCTTATTATTGAAGCCAAACCTACTGAATCTTTTACCGAAAACGAAAAATATATCCTGGATCAATACACTATGAACGGCGGAAAGTCGCTATGGCTTACAGAAAGTGTTGCGATGGAAAAAGATAGTCTTTTAAATCCAACAGGTACTTCCTTTGCGTTACCGAGGGATCTTAACCTTGGAGATTTCTTTTTTAGTTATGGGATAAGAATAAATCCCAGCCTGGTAAAGGATATGTATTCGGCACCAATTATATTGGCTACAGGTAGCGGAAATGATACAAGATTTAATCCATATCCATGGTTTTACAGTCCGCTTACCTCTTCCCCAAATAATCACCCAATTATCAATAATATCGAAGCGGTGAAATTTGATTTTGCAAACCCTATCGATACCTTAAAGAACAGCTTAGATAAAACTGTATTGCTAAGTAGTTCTCCACGATCTAAGGTAGAAGGTACTCCGCGCGAAATTAGTTTAGACATTGTGGGGAAGGAACCAGATATTGCTTCGTACACCGCTGGTGAGCAGGCGCTGGCTGTTTTATTGGAAGGATTATTTACTTCGGTTTATAATAATCGCTTAAAACCGTTTGAAATTCAGGATAATTTAAACAAAAGCAAACCAACAGAAATGTTGGTAATTTCAGATGGCGACGTGATTAAAAATGAGCTTAAACAAGGAGCGCCGCTAGAACTTGGATTCGAAAAATATACCGGTACCACTTATGGCAATAAAGAATTTTTACTGAATGCCGTAAATTATATGCTAGATGATCGCGGATTAATGGATATTCGAACTAAAAAAGTGAAGATTGCGTTTTTAGATCCTCAGAAAACAGCTAAAGAACGCACAAAATGGCAACTACTAAATATTTTGTTTCCTTTATTGGTTTTAGGGATTTTTGCTTTTGGTTATAATTGGGTACGCAGAAGGAAATATATTAAGAAGAAATAA
- the dnaN gene encoding DNA polymerase III subunit beta — translation MKFIVSSSYLLKQLQILGGVINNNNTLPILDNFLFDLNNDELTVSASDLETTMSAKLNVESDSEGKIAVPAKLLLDTLKTFPEQPLTFVAEDNHTIELSSNHGKYALAYADGEEFPNPVSLEDPSNTVIEGDILSSAISKTIFASGNDDLRPVMSGVFFQFSTEGLTFVATDAHKLVKYSREDVTASQTAEFIMPKKPLNLLKGILAGSESEVVIEYNESNAKFTFDDTTLICRLIDGKYPNYEAVIPKENPNKLTIERNQFLSSVKRVSIFSNKTTHQVRLKIAGAELNISAEDVDYSNKAEERLTCGYEGDDMQIGFNSRFLTEMLNNLNSDEVQLEMSLPNRAGILTPVDGLDPGEKITMLVMPVMLNS, via the coding sequence ATGAAATTTATTGTATCCAGCAGTTATTTGCTGAAACAGCTTCAGATACTAGGTGGGGTTATTAATAATAACAACACTTTGCCGATATTGGATAATTTCCTTTTTGATTTGAACAATGACGAGTTAACGGTTTCTGCTTCAGATTTAGAGACTACGATGTCTGCTAAATTAAATGTAGAGTCAGATTCCGAAGGAAAAATCGCGGTACCGGCTAAACTTCTTTTAGATACGCTAAAAACATTCCCAGAGCAACCACTTACTTTTGTTGCCGAGGATAATCACACTATCGAACTTAGTTCTAATCACGGTAAATACGCTTTAGCTTATGCAGATGGAGAAGAATTTCCTAATCCTGTAAGTTTAGAAGATCCAAGTAATACGGTGATCGAAGGTGATATTCTTTCTTCGGCTATTAGCAAAACTATTTTTGCTTCTGGTAATGATGATCTTCGCCCGGTGATGAGTGGTGTATTCTTTCAGTTTTCTACAGAAGGTTTAACTTTTGTAGCTACAGATGCGCACAAATTGGTGAAATATTCTAGAGAAGACGTAACGGCTTCGCAAACGGCAGAATTTATTATGCCTAAGAAACCTTTAAATCTTTTAAAAGGAATTCTTGCAGGTAGCGAAAGTGAAGTTGTTATTGAATACAATGAAAGTAACGCTAAGTTTACATTTGATGATACTACACTAATTTGCCGTTTAATCGATGGTAAATATCCAAATTACGAAGCAGTTATCCCTAAAGAGAATCCTAACAAACTCACGATAGAGCGTAATCAATTTTTAAGTTCTGTAAAAAGGGTTTCTATTTTCTCTAATAAAACAACACACCAGGTACGTTTAAAAATTGCGGGAGCTGAATTAAATATTTCTGCGGAAGATGTTGATTACAGTAATAAGGCTGAAGAACGTTTAACTTGTGGTTACGAAGGTGACGATATGCAAATTGGTTTTAACTCTAGATTTCTTACGGAAATGCTGAATAACTTAAATTCAGATGAAGTACAATTAGAAATGAGTTTACCAAACCGTGCAGGAATTTTAACTCCGGTTGATGGATTAGATCCGGGAGAAAAAATTACCATGCTCGTTATGCCGGTAATGCTTAATAGCTAG
- a CDS encoding DUF4870 domain-containing protein, with amino-acid sequence METYTAMREDRQMLMIMHLSQLLDFVTGIGGFIVPLILWATQKDKIQDMDEQGKDIMNFQISLFIYSIISIPLMLLFGLGIFLLILVGIVGLVFPIINAIKASNGEPAFYPFTIKIIK; translated from the coding sequence ATGGAAACGTACACAGCAATGAGAGAAGACAGACAAATGTTAATGATAATGCATTTGAGTCAGTTATTAGATTTTGTTACCGGAATAGGAGGTTTTATCGTTCCGCTTATTTTATGGGCAACCCAAAAAGATAAAATTCAGGATATGGACGAGCAGGGGAAAGATATTATGAATTTCCAGATCAGCTTATTTATTTATTCAATAATAAGTATTCCTTTAATGCTTTTATTTGGACTTGGTATTTTTTTATTGATCCTTGTTGGAATTGTAGGTCTTGTTTTTCCTATTATTAATGCGATAAAAGCATCGAATGGAGAACCTGCATTTTATCCATTTACCATAAAAATCATCAAATAA